A single Cucumis melo cultivar AY chromosome 4, USDA_Cmelo_AY_1.0, whole genome shotgun sequence DNA region contains:
- the LOC103495002 gene encoding uncharacterized protein LOC103495002 isoform X2, producing MWGSSFSILSYPSPNFTASLLVPAATLRSGTSLPVNLHPKPYTSDTPFAPEVVKAVDSLQYEFRAVDDLVARNSAKVLKAFQNVRLGSHHFGGSTGYGHDEAGGREALDNAFAEIVGAESAIVRSQFFSGTHAITCALFALLRPGDELLAVAGAPYDTLEEVIGKRDSQGLGSLKDFGVEYREVPLAEDGGLDWEKLASALKPQTKCALIQRSCGYSWRQSLSVDEIGKAIRLIKMQNPDCLVMVDNCYGEFVETTEPPSVGADLIAGSLIKNPGGTLAPCGGYVAGRAKWVKAAAARLSAPGLGVDMGSTPGDIMRTFFQGLFLSPQMVGEAVKGMILIAEVMQSKGYKVQPLPRAPRHDTAVQLGSREVLLAFCEAVQRSSPVASFTKPVPGTTPGYASEVIFADGTFIDGSTSELSCDGPLREPFAVFCQGGSHWTQWGLVLGEVLKSL from the exons ATGTGGGGCTCATCCTTCTCTATCCTTTCTTATCCCTCCCCTAATTTCACAGCTTCCCTTCTTGTTCCCGCAGCAACCCTTCGCTCCGGCACTTCTTTACCCGTCAACCTCCATCCTAAACCTTACACTTCCGACACACCATTTGCTCCAGAG GTTGTTAAGGCGGTAGACTCCTTGCAGTATGAATTCAGGGCAGTGGATGATTTGGTGGCACGTAATTCTGCTAAAGTTCTCAAAGCCTTTCAGAATGTTCGATTAGGATCTCAT CATTTTGGAGGATCCACTGGTTATGGTCATGACGAAGCTGGAGGACGTGAGGCACTTGACAATGCTTTTGCTGAGATAGTTGGAGCAGAATCTGCAATAGTCCGATCACAG TTTTTCTCAGGTACTCATGCTATTACATGTGCTTTATTTGCGCTTTTGAGGCCAGGGGATGAG CTTTTGGCAGTAGCTGGTGCTCCATATGACACACTAGAGGAGGTCATTGGGAAAAGAGACTCCCAGGGGCTGGGTTCCTTGAAAGATTTTGGAGTGGAGTATCGAGAAGTTCCA CTTGCCGAGGATGGTGGACTCGACTGGGAAAAACTTGCAAGTGCTTTGAAACCTCAAACAAAATGTGCGCTCATACAAAGGTCATGTGGTTATTCTTGGCGacaaagtttaagtgttgaCGAAATAGGAAAAGCAATAAGGCTGATCAAG ATGCAAAACCCTGATTGCTTGGTGATGGTGGATAACTGTTATGGAGAATTTGTGGAAACCACTGAACCTCCTTCTGTG GGCGCGGATTTAATTGCAGGAAGTTTGATAAAAAATCCTGGTGGAACGCTTGCACCTTGTGGTGGATACGTTGCAGGTCGAGCCAAATGGGTGAAAGCGGCTGCAGCTCGTTTATCTGCACCTGGCTTGGGGGTGGATATGGGCTCTACCCCTGGTGATATTATGAGGACTTTTTTTCAAGGATTATTCCTTTCACCTCAAATGGTTGGTGAGGCAGTTAAG GGAATGATCCTAATAGCTGAAGTCATGCAATCAAAAGGCTACAAAGTGCAGCCACTTCCACGTGCCCCCCGCCATGACACT GCTGTACAACTAGGAAGTCGTGAAGTTTTACTTGCATTCTGCGAGGCTGTACAGAGAAGCTCTCCTGTTGCTTCCTTTACCAAACCAGTTCCAGGAACAACTCCTGGATATGCATCAGAG GTGATCTTTGCTGATGGAACTTTCATCGATGGAAGCACAAGTGAACTTTCTTGCGATGGACCTCTGAGAGAACCATTTGCTGTCTTTTGCCAG GGTGGATCGCATTGGACCCAGTGGGGCTTAGTACTGGGAGAGGTTTTGAAAtctctataa
- the LOC103495002 gene encoding uncharacterized protein LOC103495002 isoform X3: protein MWGSSFSILSYPSPNFTASLLVPAATLRSGTSLPVNLHPKPYTSDTPFAPEVVKAVDSLQYEFRAVDDLVARNSAKVLKAFQNVRLGSHHFGGSTGYGHDEAGGREALDNAFAEIVGAESAIVRSQFFSGTHAITCALFALLRPGDELLAVAGAPYDTLEEVIGKRDSQGLGSLKDFGVEYREVPLAEDGGLDWEKLASALKPQTKCALIQRSCGYSWRQSLSVDEIGKAIRLIKMQNPDCLVMVDNCYGEFVETTEPPSVGADLIAGSLIKNPGGTLAPCGGYVAGRAKWVKAAAARLSAPGLGVDMGSTPGDIMRTFFQGLFLSPQMVGEAVKGMILIAEVMQSKGYKVQPLPRAPRHDTVQQSSICHFAKLLQNSKVHCHQINKKK, encoded by the exons ATGTGGGGCTCATCCTTCTCTATCCTTTCTTATCCCTCCCCTAATTTCACAGCTTCCCTTCTTGTTCCCGCAGCAACCCTTCGCTCCGGCACTTCTTTACCCGTCAACCTCCATCCTAAACCTTACACTTCCGACACACCATTTGCTCCAGAG GTTGTTAAGGCGGTAGACTCCTTGCAGTATGAATTCAGGGCAGTGGATGATTTGGTGGCACGTAATTCTGCTAAAGTTCTCAAAGCCTTTCAGAATGTTCGATTAGGATCTCAT CATTTTGGAGGATCCACTGGTTATGGTCATGACGAAGCTGGAGGACGTGAGGCACTTGACAATGCTTTTGCTGAGATAGTTGGAGCAGAATCTGCAATAGTCCGATCACAG TTTTTCTCAGGTACTCATGCTATTACATGTGCTTTATTTGCGCTTTTGAGGCCAGGGGATGAG CTTTTGGCAGTAGCTGGTGCTCCATATGACACACTAGAGGAGGTCATTGGGAAAAGAGACTCCCAGGGGCTGGGTTCCTTGAAAGATTTTGGAGTGGAGTATCGAGAAGTTCCA CTTGCCGAGGATGGTGGACTCGACTGGGAAAAACTTGCAAGTGCTTTGAAACCTCAAACAAAATGTGCGCTCATACAAAGGTCATGTGGTTATTCTTGGCGacaaagtttaagtgttgaCGAAATAGGAAAAGCAATAAGGCTGATCAAG ATGCAAAACCCTGATTGCTTGGTGATGGTGGATAACTGTTATGGAGAATTTGTGGAAACCACTGAACCTCCTTCTGTG GGCGCGGATTTAATTGCAGGAAGTTTGATAAAAAATCCTGGTGGAACGCTTGCACCTTGTGGTGGATACGTTGCAGGTCGAGCCAAATGGGTGAAAGCGGCTGCAGCTCGTTTATCTGCACCTGGCTTGGGGGTGGATATGGGCTCTACCCCTGGTGATATTATGAGGACTTTTTTTCAAGGATTATTCCTTTCACCTCAAATGGTTGGTGAGGCAGTTAAG GGAATGATCCTAATAGCTGAAGTCATGCAATCAAAAGGCTACAAAGTGCAGCCACTTCCACGTGCCCCCCGCCATGACACTGTACAG CAATCTTCCATTTGTCATTTTGCGAAgcttcttcaaaattcaaaggttcactgtcaccaaataaacaaaaaaaa ATGA
- the LOC103495002 gene encoding uncharacterized protein LOC103495002 isoform X4, producing MWGSSFSILSYPSPNFTASLLVPAATLRSGTSLPVNLHPKPYTSDTPFAPEVVKAVDSLQYEFRAVDDLVARNSAKVLKAFQNVRLGSHHFGGSTGYGHDEAGGREALDNAFAEIVGAESAIVRSQFFSGTHAITCALFALLRPGDELLAVAGAPYDTLEEVIGKRDSQGLGSLKDFGVEYREVPLAEDGGLDWEKLASALKPQTKCALIQRSCGYSWRQSLSVDEIGKAIRLIKMQNPDCLVMVDNCYGEFVETTEPPSVGADLIAGSLIKNPGGTLAPCGGYVAGRAKWVKAAAARLSAPGLGVDMGSTPGDIMRTFFQGLFLSPQMVGEAVKGMILIAEVMQSKGYKVQPLPRAPRHDTVQMMMMCFVVE from the exons ATGTGGGGCTCATCCTTCTCTATCCTTTCTTATCCCTCCCCTAATTTCACAGCTTCCCTTCTTGTTCCCGCAGCAACCCTTCGCTCCGGCACTTCTTTACCCGTCAACCTCCATCCTAAACCTTACACTTCCGACACACCATTTGCTCCAGAG GTTGTTAAGGCGGTAGACTCCTTGCAGTATGAATTCAGGGCAGTGGATGATTTGGTGGCACGTAATTCTGCTAAAGTTCTCAAAGCCTTTCAGAATGTTCGATTAGGATCTCAT CATTTTGGAGGATCCACTGGTTATGGTCATGACGAAGCTGGAGGACGTGAGGCACTTGACAATGCTTTTGCTGAGATAGTTGGAGCAGAATCTGCAATAGTCCGATCACAG TTTTTCTCAGGTACTCATGCTATTACATGTGCTTTATTTGCGCTTTTGAGGCCAGGGGATGAG CTTTTGGCAGTAGCTGGTGCTCCATATGACACACTAGAGGAGGTCATTGGGAAAAGAGACTCCCAGGGGCTGGGTTCCTTGAAAGATTTTGGAGTGGAGTATCGAGAAGTTCCA CTTGCCGAGGATGGTGGACTCGACTGGGAAAAACTTGCAAGTGCTTTGAAACCTCAAACAAAATGTGCGCTCATACAAAGGTCATGTGGTTATTCTTGGCGacaaagtttaagtgttgaCGAAATAGGAAAAGCAATAAGGCTGATCAAG ATGCAAAACCCTGATTGCTTGGTGATGGTGGATAACTGTTATGGAGAATTTGTGGAAACCACTGAACCTCCTTCTGTG GGCGCGGATTTAATTGCAGGAAGTTTGATAAAAAATCCTGGTGGAACGCTTGCACCTTGTGGTGGATACGTTGCAGGTCGAGCCAAATGGGTGAAAGCGGCTGCAGCTCGTTTATCTGCACCTGGCTTGGGGGTGGATATGGGCTCTACCCCTGGTGATATTATGAGGACTTTTTTTCAAGGATTATTCCTTTCACCTCAAATGGTTGGTGAGGCAGTTAAG GGAATGATCCTAATAGCTGAAGTCATGCAATCAAAAGGCTACAAAGTGCAGCCACTTCCACGTGCCCCCCGCCATGACACTGTACAG ATGATGATGATGTGCTTTGTTGTGGAGTGA
- the LOC103495002 gene encoding uncharacterized protein LOC103495002 isoform X1, with amino-acid sequence MWGSSFSILSYPSPNFTASLLVPAATLRSGTSLPVNLHPKPYTSDTPFAPEVVKAVDSLQYEFRAVDDLVARNSAKVLKAFQNVRLGSHHFGGSTGYGHDEAGGREALDNAFAEIVGAESAIVRSQFFSGTHAITCALFALLRPGDELLAVAGAPYDTLEEVIGKRDSQGLGSLKDFGVEYREVPLAEDGGLDWEKLASALKPQTKCALIQRSCGYSWRQSLSVDEIGKAIRLIKMQNPDCLVMVDNCYGEFVETTEPPSVGADLIAGSLIKNPGGTLAPCGGYVAGRAKWVKAAAARLSAPGLGVDMGSTPGDIMRTFFQGLFLSPQMVGEAVKGMILIAEVMQSKGYKVQPLPRAPRHDTVQAVQLGSREVLLAFCEAVQRSSPVASFTKPVPGTTPGYASEVIFADGTFIDGSTSELSCDGPLREPFAVFCQGGSHWTQWGLVLGEVLKSL; translated from the exons ATGTGGGGCTCATCCTTCTCTATCCTTTCTTATCCCTCCCCTAATTTCACAGCTTCCCTTCTTGTTCCCGCAGCAACCCTTCGCTCCGGCACTTCTTTACCCGTCAACCTCCATCCTAAACCTTACACTTCCGACACACCATTTGCTCCAGAG GTTGTTAAGGCGGTAGACTCCTTGCAGTATGAATTCAGGGCAGTGGATGATTTGGTGGCACGTAATTCTGCTAAAGTTCTCAAAGCCTTTCAGAATGTTCGATTAGGATCTCAT CATTTTGGAGGATCCACTGGTTATGGTCATGACGAAGCTGGAGGACGTGAGGCACTTGACAATGCTTTTGCTGAGATAGTTGGAGCAGAATCTGCAATAGTCCGATCACAG TTTTTCTCAGGTACTCATGCTATTACATGTGCTTTATTTGCGCTTTTGAGGCCAGGGGATGAG CTTTTGGCAGTAGCTGGTGCTCCATATGACACACTAGAGGAGGTCATTGGGAAAAGAGACTCCCAGGGGCTGGGTTCCTTGAAAGATTTTGGAGTGGAGTATCGAGAAGTTCCA CTTGCCGAGGATGGTGGACTCGACTGGGAAAAACTTGCAAGTGCTTTGAAACCTCAAACAAAATGTGCGCTCATACAAAGGTCATGTGGTTATTCTTGGCGacaaagtttaagtgttgaCGAAATAGGAAAAGCAATAAGGCTGATCAAG ATGCAAAACCCTGATTGCTTGGTGATGGTGGATAACTGTTATGGAGAATTTGTGGAAACCACTGAACCTCCTTCTGTG GGCGCGGATTTAATTGCAGGAAGTTTGATAAAAAATCCTGGTGGAACGCTTGCACCTTGTGGTGGATACGTTGCAGGTCGAGCCAAATGGGTGAAAGCGGCTGCAGCTCGTTTATCTGCACCTGGCTTGGGGGTGGATATGGGCTCTACCCCTGGTGATATTATGAGGACTTTTTTTCAAGGATTATTCCTTTCACCTCAAATGGTTGGTGAGGCAGTTAAG GGAATGATCCTAATAGCTGAAGTCATGCAATCAAAAGGCTACAAAGTGCAGCCACTTCCACGTGCCCCCCGCCATGACACTGTACAG GCTGTACAACTAGGAAGTCGTGAAGTTTTACTTGCATTCTGCGAGGCTGTACAGAGAAGCTCTCCTGTTGCTTCCTTTACCAAACCAGTTCCAGGAACAACTCCTGGATATGCATCAGAG GTGATCTTTGCTGATGGAACTTTCATCGATGGAAGCACAAGTGAACTTTCTTGCGATGGACCTCTGAGAGAACCATTTGCTGTCTTTTGCCAG GGTGGATCGCATTGGACCCAGTGGGGCTTAGTACTGGGAGAGGTTTTGAAAtctctataa
- the LOC127148814 gene encoding uncharacterized protein LOC127148814 produces the protein MDYGHMIFLGVTSSVVLTGIFSLWLLTQHLSNWKKPAEQKAIVIIILMAPLYAGISYIGLLEFMASSTFFLFLESIKECYEALVISKFLSLLYSYLNISISKNIVPDEIKGREIHHTFPMTLFQPHSARLNHHTLKLLKNWTYQFVVIRPVCSILMIALQLIDVYPDWLSWTFTIILNVSVSLALYSLVIFYHVFEKELKPHSPLAKFLCIKGIVFFCFWQGIVLEMLAAVGIIKAEHAWFDVEHINEALQNTFVCVEMVFFAMIQMSAYSANPYKSKSEAKSKLEKKEQ, from the exons ATGGATTATGGACACATGATTTTTCTTGGAGTTACTTCCTCTGTTGTTCTCACCGGAATTTTTTCTTTATGGCTCCTTACCCAACATCTCTCTAACTGGAAAAAACCAGCGGAACAAAAGGCCATTGTTATTATAATTCTTATGGCTCCTTTATATGCTGGTATCTCCTACATTGGTCTGTTGGAATTTATGGCAAGCAGtactttctttttgttcttgGAATCAATCAAGGAATGCTATGAGGCTTTG GTGATATCTAAGTTCTTGAGTTTGCTCTACAGCTACTTGAATATATCCATAAGCAAAAACATTGTGCCAGATGAGATCAAAGGTAGAGAAATCCACCATACTTTTCCGATGACCCTCTTTCAG CCTCACAGTGCTCGATTGAATCATCACACGTTGAAGCTTCTCAAGAACTGGACCTATCAATTTGTTGTGATTCGTCCTGTATGTTCCATCTTGATGATTGCTCTTCAACTAATTGATGTATATCCAGACTGGCTCAGTTGGACATTTACTATCATATTAAATGTCTCAGTGTCGCTTGCATTGTATTCCCTGGTGATCTTCTATCATGTATTTGAAAAGGAGTTGAAACCACATAGCCCTCTCGCAAAGTTCTTGTGCATCAAAGGGATTGTCTTTTTCTGCTTTTGGCAG GGAATTGTTCTTGAGATGCTTGCTGCAGTGGGCATAATCAAGGCAGAACATGCTTGGTTTGATGTTGAGCACATAAATGAAGCCTTACAAAATACTTTTGTTTGTGTGGAGATGGTTTTCTTTGCGATGATTCAGATGTCTGCATATAGTGCTAACCCATACAAATCTAAATCTGAAGCAAAATCTAAATTGGAGAAGAAGGAACAGTGA